The nucleotide window tgtttacaggcctgttgggcaacatggtgaccctTGCAACGAGcacagtgaggtgcggtaccagcatattgCTTCTTCGCAGGAGGTAGGGctggtgggttctgagggttctggTTGGTGACAGCAAAGTTATGGGAAGACTTGAGCTTCCTCGACTTTTTAGAAGTCTcaccctgcttcttacccttacccttgtcTAGTGCAGAATCAGCTGACTTTTTCTTATCACCCTTATGGGTCAATTTCCCTTTTCTGACCTGAGACTCGGTAAGTGTAGCAGCCAACTCAATCGCTTGACGGACAATGGTAGGATTACTGCCAGTCACAAAACCGTTAAGATCATTCCTTGCTAAAGAGGGAAAGATCTTGCCCATCCATGTGGGCTAGTGGTATTAGGATACCATGGGACATCAAATACCAGTCCATAGCATGAAAAACCAGGGATTAAAACCATTAGAATAGGTGgaaatgaccagattcaatgtttctacaATTCTGATGTGCTGGGGACTGCTTACAGACCGTGAGCAtaggtccatacggtccgtaaggaccttgtaGACCAGTAACTTTCACTTAATTACAGTTTTGCCACTGCACTATGTTTCGTCGCGTttcggcacttctaacacccgtcaaacccattttcaAGCTCCACAATGATGTTAAAGCAAAGGAAACATGAAATATACTcaaaaacatcttggatgtcggttcgtttggtcgtacggttgcattgttcggttaattacgatggaaatcgtaacgaacgcgtgtagatccaaattgagcgacgaatggaatcttatcatgccaatcactaaaataaaatattttaatgattacataaatttttgggtgtccagatatattcagaacgtaagatatgcgcgaaaatgcaaacttatgcactttttgacgcttttagtccctgcttgatcaagaaagtttgtttttgtgcaccaaacacctcaaagcctatttctaagctatgtaaaggatatttagggcatatttaacttatgatcaagtttcggaatgttcgttactatacaaatcggtatagtttcgcagtttgacacaaatagtcccagcgatcgaacaaacttgattttgacacaccaaaccatccaaaacttatttctaagttatgtgaaggttatttaaggtatgttaagcctatgtcactattccggagtgtttgtcgcgttaaactggctgcgtttacgcaccagtttgcgtataaccttccagaaagcgatttaaatcttgaaatcggaatcaaatcaaatcgtaaaatcaccaaacacaaatacacatataataacaccaaaacacattgctTTATTAATAATtgatattgttttacattatacatcgattacagagcacagttgtcacattttcatcgaatcgaataacgaattttcgaaatattcgaatcgaattttttgaaaaaaaaaattaactgaatTCATATTCGGTTTGATCAGTATTTGAAACTCGAATTAGAATCGCATTCGAACcaaattcgatttaattcaaaTTCACCCTAAACAATAACTTATTTTACTTTAATTTTTAAAACTACTACAAACTAATTATATTtgacataaaatatatttatcTGCAAAATTAACTATCAATATGTGAAAACACCAAAATTTAGAAGGTAGGTTGGTTACTTGTAGCGATTTAAGTTAGATAAAAATTTAGAAATAAGTAGTATGGGCTATTTGTGAGTAGGTTTGGTGATGTTATGTATAATAAACTTATCACTTATGGATGTAGCTCATACTTTGACAAAGTTTAGAAgttatatgtgtgtatatgtttgtgtgtgtgtatacatatattaaaaaattatatacaAACGGAATTCTAATTTCGAATCGAAACAAATTGAAAatcataaattcgtattcgattcgaattcgattactAGACTCGAATACGAATCAACTCGAATTAAAACCTtattaatcgaattcgaatcgagtcgaatttcgaatttttcgaatccGAATCGAATTCTAAACACCCCTAATTAAATATATGTTACTTTTAACCAAAATCTACGCAAATAATTTTTATTTACAAATGTATATAAACATAAAAGTAAAATATAAAACAAGGTGTGCCCGAGTCTAGCTTCTGGTTAAAAATATACTCAACAGCCATGGGCGTAGCATAGTGGGGGTGGGAGGGGGCGGCCGATCCCCCGAACTTTTcactcagtagtggagagtatgtagttttcgtatagaaattttttggtatgtacgttttcgaccccacggttttatagaaattttttggtatatacgttttcgacccttggtcggaaatctcaagctttgcTACTGTCAACAGCAAAGCTTAAGTTTCTTAAATCAAATGAGTTAAGGTCAATCTCGGATGAGCTCTAGCTTGCCTTGACAAATAGTTTATaagtatttatataaaatatgtttTACTCACGAATCATCAAATAAGAAATTCAAAATCCATATACAACACCACCACCGGCCATAGCATCTTTCAATAGTATAAAACATATAGATATATTCTTATGTCTTGAAAGACATAAACCTTAAGTAGTTGAATATATATATTATGCTTCATAATCATTATATATTCTTATGTCTTGAAAGACATAAACCTTAAGTAGTTGAATATATATATTATGCTTCATAATGATTAGGCCAACAACTTATGAAACAAGACCTCAAACTTTTCCATTTCTTTGCTAGGCAAAGCCACCAACACATTGACTTCATTGTTGTCGCTTGAACCAACAATGTCTGGAAATAGCAATATTATATCTTTCCTGTGATAAACCACGGGACAACTGTATCTGGGTTTCCCCCAGGGGTATTCCACATCAGCAAAGCCTAACCGCCACCATGATGATATCAGAAACTCCCCATTTGGAAATCCTTTATTCACCTCACCCCAATCAATCACCGATTGAGCATACTCACCCGTCATTCTATTTGTACCTTGGGTCACTAGTTCCACTAGTTTTACCAACGGTGCTTCTTCAATCTCTTTGCAACGAGCCGATGCATATGCACTAAGAACCGCATTGCCAGCTAATGATGATGGCAGGTTCAACCTTGACCGGATGTCTACAGCGTATAGAACCGTGGATACCCTTTCCGGGTCATAGTCCGACCCTGATGACAAAGCTTTGCACCGCCATACATGGGCTGCAACCACATTGAAACCTGTGATTTTGGCATTGCTTGAGCCCCCCGACCACCCatctttggctttctttttcaGACGGGCTATGTCATTTGAGGTGAGATTGAAGATCTTGAAGTTAAGTTGACCTTCAGGGCAATCAAAAACTGTGGGCTTTGGGAGGTCTACTCCGGTGGGGATTTTGACTAGTTCCGGGTGGTCGAACTGGATCTGTGGCGGTGATCTTGCAGCCAAGAGGTAGCGGTCGTTGCAGGGAACGGTGGCGAGTGGTTTACCAGCTGCTAAAGAAGCAAGATTTTCAAGAAATGTTTTAAAGCTTATGCCATCAAAAGTTGCATGATTTGTTGCCACTCCTAATGCAAATCCACCACACTTGAAGGATGTCAACTGCTACACACACATACCACAACTTTAGCTGTTCATATTAGTTAGCTTAACTAGGGATGCTAAACGGGTACTAGTGTTCGTGGGTTACctgaacccgaaaattttacacgAACCTGAAGCCGAAATcatatcatacatatgaacccgaacaggACTCTTTCAAcccaaattttttattttttttctgaaattaatatatgaaaattaaaatttacttaaataacacaaatgtatataataatgTTATAGACACCTCGTTTAATTCatgacataaaatatattgttaaaaaatataatacaatataatataagtgtgttaaacgggtcaacccgccaacccgaccaggttgacccgaacccaaCCCGGTAAACCTAAACGGGtacgcgggttcaacctgaaacttgcccgaacccgtttagactaaacctaaaccagCAAATTTCGTGTTAGGTCCGTGTCGTATTTTCAGATCGtctcagaaattcacacccctaatcTTAATCAACCCAATCCCtgaaattcacacccctaatcTTAACCAACCCAAGCCCTGAACAACTGAACGTGTTAATACATGTTTGGGTCATGATGTGTTAGATAATAAGTCAACACAAGTTCGCATCATTATGACTGAATTTTCGTTACACATAAAATCATGTCACGTTAGTTTTAGTTGAGTTGAACACCAATGATTCGACCAATAGGCTggaaacaaacacgaacaaggccttgctcgtgttcatttgttaagaaaataaatgtgttcacgaactttTCTTGAACATTTACCGGACGAGATTTTCTGGttgtgtttgttcattaagaaaATGAACTTGCTCGTTTTTGTTTCTCTCCGTTCGTTAATTTTAGgtaacgaacataaacgaacgcaaatgaacataaatgaacacataCAAACGTTCATGAACAGAAAAGAACAGGAACC belongs to Helianthus annuus cultivar XRQ/B chromosome 5, HanXRQr2.0-SUNRISE, whole genome shotgun sequence and includes:
- the LOC110940605 gene encoding omega-hydroxypalmitate O-feruloyl transferase isoform X1, yielding MKSYNTMGSVYQAHTSKSSTPNIIVDLKVIIHETVTILPPQQTEKRSMFLSNIDQVLNFNVETVHFFVAHPEFPPESVAEKLKSALSKALVPYDFLAGRLRLNPESQRFEFDCNGAGAQFVVGSSEFELGEIGDLVYPNPGFRQLVQKSYDDVAMHDRPVCILQQLTSFKCGGFALGVATNHATFDGISFKTFLENLASLAAGKPLATVPCNDRYLLAARSPPQIQFDHPELVKIPTGVDLPKPTVFDCPEGQLNFKIFNLTSNDIARLKKKAKDGWSGGSSNAKITGFNVVAAHVWRCKALSSGSDYDPERVSTVLYAVDIRSRLNLPSSLAGNAVLSAYASARCKEIEEAPLVKLVELVTQGTNRMTGEYAQSVIDWGEVNKGFPNGEFLISSWWRLGFADVEYPWGKPRYSCPVVYHRKDIILLFPDIVGSSDNNEVNVLVALPSKEMEKFEVLFHKLLA
- the LOC110940605 gene encoding omega-hydroxypalmitate O-feruloyl transferase isoform X2; this translates as MKSYNTMGSVYQAHTSKSSTPNIIVDLKVIIHETVTILPPQQTEKRSMFLSNIDQVLNFNVETVHFFVAHPEFPPESVAEKLKSALSKALVPYDFLAGRLRLNPESQRFEFDCNGAGAQFVVGSSEFELGEIGDLVYPNPGFRQLVQKSYDDVAMHDRPVCILQLTSFKCGGFALGVATNHATFDGISFKTFLENLASLAAGKPLATVPCNDRYLLAARSPPQIQFDHPELVKIPTGVDLPKPTVFDCPEGQLNFKIFNLTSNDIARLKKKAKDGWSGGSSNAKITGFNVVAAHVWRCKALSSGSDYDPERVSTVLYAVDIRSRLNLPSSLAGNAVLSAYASARCKEIEEAPLVKLVELVTQGTNRMTGEYAQSVIDWGEVNKGFPNGEFLISSWWRLGFADVEYPWGKPRYSCPVVYHRKDIILLFPDIVGSSDNNEVNVLVALPSKEMEKFEVLFHKLLA